The stretch of DNA ACAAACGATGCTGATAGCCACACAACTATCCACAAAAAGTGCCGACAGACACCACAGACAGCTCCGAGAACCACCAAAAATTGCCGATAGACCCACAGACACcaaaaaaataagcaaacccACCACCGAGAACAACCAAAAACAGCCGAGAACCACCATAGATAGCTTCGACTCCACAACCTATAACACCAAGAGCAAGAAAATCTTGCagaaacagaggaaaaaaaaaatcctcttgTCGCTCACGAaggattaggggtgtaaatttaaatcgagAAATCGGtccagaccggaccagaccggttggtCCGGAACCTGtttctattttatgaaaactggccGGATCCGGTCTAGTTTCAGTTCCGTAGTTTctaggaccggaccggaccagttggaaaatatatatataaattaattatatatattatacaaaatatttatatatataataaataattatatattaaatttttatatataattatatatcatatatgaaataatttcatattataatttatgaattataacataaaatgttaatcttaaatatgaacatttgtaatttatttgatcatatgttattaatataattatatataagataatgttgttataatttataaaataaaagtttaatcttaaatatgaaaatttaattgatcatatgctttaaacataatatatattaaattattaataacattttatcataacaagtaacactttattatatgttttttacatttaaaaaaaactagaaaactggaccggaccggatctgACCGGAAATCGGTAAAATTGGACGTACTGGTTTaagagggtaatcggggcgtaattgattttgaaaaatgcaaaaccggtacataccggttcggtcctagattttgtccaaaaccggaccggaccggttacacccctacgaAGGATTTTGACCACAGAGAGGAATATCAGAGTAGGGGCTCTGGTACCATGTCAAAATTGGTCTGAATACCCTTTACTGAGGgtttgctttcattatatagaagagAATATACAAGATTGTTGCCAGATTCTATGCGTCTAAtatgctatacaaggtaagtatttacaGCAATATCTAATCTAGTTAGAAAGgaaattatcacaaaaaatacaaaaaatatttcccaAATCATATATCCGTAACATGTTAGCCACCCTATACTTGCTGAAATTTATGCACTATGAAGGGTTGTGGAGTTTTGTTTCGAATTAAACATGAAGAACATTGTTTTTGAAGGAGACGTACAAACAGTGATAAGAGATGTAAATAGTAAAGAGGTGGTTTGCATATGGTATGGTCGATtaattgaagatttgagaagCATTTTTACCAGTAGAACAGATTGGAAGATACAACATACATGCAGGGAAAGCAACACAGTGGCGCATCAATTAGCTAAGTTAGCTTTGGAAACATAAGAGGAATTAGTAAGGATTGAAAATGGTCCATCGGAGATCTTTATACTTGTAATACAGGACAAACTTTGTATCccttaatattagttttacaaTGAAATGATACATATTTACttcaaaaaagaagatattaatATTGGAAGGTGGTACGACGTACGATCGATCGAGGTGTTAATTCAATTAATCTAAGCCAACAGATGCAAATGTTAGATTGGAAATGCTAGAGCCTCCAAATAAATGTCCCAACTTTGCATCCCGAATGACGTGGAGTGACCCACGTGGATAAGCCACTTTCGTTTAATTACGAAAAAaccaatttgaatttaaaaataaaaaacttccttcctctttcatttttctcccCCCCTCCCGCCCCTCCCAAATCAAATCTCCTCTGTAGAATAAAATCTCATCCCGTTTATATCTCCTCCCAGAAATGTCATCCTCTGTAGATCTCCTCTGCTCCTTCAATGAAATGCCATCCTGTCAGTTTTCCTCTATACATCCAGTTTCATCCATCCCTCCTTCACTGAAGGCCACGGCTCCACCCTCCCTTCCAAATCAGAAACGGCTTGACTCCCCAAGGCCTGGAGCGTCACCATTGAGTAGAACCGTTGCCACTGTCACCTCCATCCCTTGGATTCATGACTGTAACCTCACTATTGAGCCACAATCGCTCCATCTCAAAGCCTTAAACCCTAAGACCTCTGCCGCCTCCCCTCCGTTGGACTCCACAAAGCTTGAGGCCAACCCCCTCACCACTGAGCCTACTGTTGCCGCTGGTTGTTACCATGGTGTAGATCTCCATTTACGCCGTGGTCTGGATTCCCTCACAGAAAAATCGAGGTTGTTACTCTATCTATCTATCATGtaatttcttctttgttttaatttttcttgcatGAATTGTCCCTTGAATTACTCTATGGATTTATGTTTGCTAAGATATGAATCTTGCTCAATGCGATAGCTAAATCGAGCCTCGAAAATCTAGTTGAAAAAtagtttagttttataaaattggaTTAAAATTTAGGACAGTATTTAACTTTGCAATATACTGGCAATTTGGCATTTAGGAAGTTTTAGGATGTATTTCaagtggagaaaaaaaatttaatttaggaAAGCTTGAATTATAGAATATGTGTATTATATTACTGCGCATTCAGTTTACATTagaagaagaagcaaaacaAATGTATTTTTACTAAGAAAGAAGCAAGTgtataaactttttaattttttatagtgtGAATTTGGGGCTAACCTGGGCTAACTTTTGGTCTTTGGAATTTGGTTTGGGGCTAACTTGATTTCAATCTATACAAAGTCAACCAATTTGCAACCATGGATTCAATGCCATCTTATGACGTGTGCAATGAAGCCAAAGGCAGCACCTTTATGAAGTGACCAAGCAATATGGATCACTTCGAAAGTGCTTTTAGGATGAGGGTATTGTCATCAGCCCACCAAACTGTCAATATGGTACTTTGACCACATTATACGTTTagagaatatattttaaatgatcaagTTCACCATTTCCTAGCAGCTTAGGCTTTCAGGATAATTGAAGCTTTAAACATATTCACCCCTTTATGCTTGATAATAgatacaaaatacaagtaggACTGACCTGGGTACCAACCTACTGTCCCTAACTTTTCTTTGTCTTTCCAGTACATATTCAGAGCTTCAAGCAGCCAGAGGGGCTGATCAGCTGCCATTAGTTGATAACTTTTTTAGTCTTCAAGATGACTTGGGGCACACTCAACCAATTATTGAGTTATATGCAAATAATAATCTACTGCGAGCAAAGGACAGTAATCCCAAGGGCCCTGGTTCCATCAGAGAATGTCTGAAACTTACTTTGGACAGAAAGAAAAATGCAACTACATGGATTAGAGCTGCTTTGGTATTCAACCTCACACTATTTTCTGCCAATGGCATCCCCAAGACGACTACCAatgtagagaaaaaaaaaaaagcataactTATGACAGTAAAACAAAGGGAACGTGTATGGTGAGAAAAACATGTTAATAGTGGCAAAATCCAGGTTGGATTGGCAGCTGAGACGAAAACATATACGGTCCTCTTGAAGCATGTTGAGAGAACAGCCATGGCTTGGAAATTATGAATGCAATAGCTGAAGGAAACTGCATGTTGATCCATCTCACTCTTCTTATAATTCTTAGTAGACGCAGTTTGTATGGAAAAAATGACATTGACTTCCAAatatgtaaatagattttttcccCTCTTTGCAAGAAATTCAGATGTAATTCGTTATGATTCTTTCATCCAATGAAATGCACCGTTTCACTAGTTTACTTTTGAgctcttctttatttttattttcttctttaattggTTTGGTTCAATAAATTCATTGAGCAGCATTTTAAAGATAAATCCCCTTTCATGCATTAGTTTTTGTTCAAACAAGTTGATTCAAGTTCATGTGATTATATGCTTATGTTATATGCCATTTTCATTCACTCTtaatcttccaaaaaaatttggaagttttattatttcttatacccgaaataagagaagaaattaataaggaaaggaaataaataatttcatcagAGGTCATTCCACTGCATTGGTCTAGTATGCAGCTGGAACTCATCCACCTTCCCACAATTGCTATTGTGACTTAAATACAGGTATCGACTTTGAGTTTGATGACATATCCAAAACTGAAAGTTTAAACTGGGAGATTAAAAGGTTCGACCAATATATGGTTCATACAAAATGTTAAGAAAGGCATATCTGCTTGGAAGAATCAAGTGTCTGGAATTTACAATAGCCACATGGCCACAATATCTGGAATTTACAATAGCCACATGTCATCTCCACCAAAAAATATGTTATCTCCACCAAATAATGTCATCTCCACCAAAAAATGTCATCtccataaataataattcattGAAGGAGTAGTTGGTCTAATATGAAGAGCCTCTGTTGTGCATACTTGCAAGTCCTACCCCATCACCCTCATTTTCTGCATGTTCCGTATCAGAATTCATTACAAGTTGAACCTTTAAAGTACCTATAAAAGAAGATGCAACCAGAttcaaataaagattaaaaatatatatatatatatatatatatatatatatatatatatatggtttgatATTACAACTAGATAcaattaaagataataaaaaaaaaattatgtatttgaaATTACAAATTTAGCCGTATTGGACCATCTTTTTCAAGGCCTGACAATAGTGTGCATAGACAAAACCAAGCAATCATTacaactcatttaaatttttacatggaagaattttcggtaatgttaaataaaaattcattgtGAAGAATGTACTATATATTTGTTATGATTAAGATGATTAAGACCACCAGCAGCATTACACCCATAAATGATCAACTGGATGATCGACGCAGGTGTGATGCTACCTTATCAAATAAATTTCAACTGCTCATATTCTGGCACATGCAGTTTCAAAGATTTCATATCAAATGCTTATGAACTTTCATGATTGTAAATGAGGTCATATTGGCAATAAagatcaaaaaaattaatgaacatCCCAATTCAGATGGATGCAAAGTTCCACCAAATGATTATATTACACCACATGTTGAACCATAAAGAGCTCAAATCTCTCATGGATTTACCTTTATACCATGTTACCTGAGAgatatcaaataaatatatttatcaaagagTACTTCTAACAACAATTTCCAAAGAAAGAAATCCAtgtttttttatgtagttaatACATACCGGGGGATCCCCCTCTAGCGATGGAACCCAGAATAAGATTACTAAAAGAGCTAGTTCAGATGCAAAAAGCAACATCTTCAAAAGttcatttgaaaagaaaagccaTAAGTCCCACACCATGGTCGGGGTTCCATAAATCATTATCGTTAATATTCTACCTAATATGTTTGGTAATAACTTCTTAGAGCGACTACAAGAGGGAATGAATGTTATTTACCGCTCGGATTGCTGGGGAAGTGAGGCCGAATGGAGGGGAGCTGTAAGATGACGCCAGAAATTGAGAGCTGCTACCGCACAGAGTGGATGCCGGAGTCGAAcgaagggagagggagagggattCCATTTGTATGGGTTTTTGGGCTCATCTGCAATATGGGCTTGGGGGGGTCATGAACTAGAACCAAAtcaattttcagttttttttttaatgttaaataaattacgTGGCACATGCCACATTAGTCGGGACAAATTTTCTGGACAAATCTTTGGTGACTGTAGAAGAACTCATGTTAGATTGGCTTGCCAGAGATGAAATAAGTACTTAATAAGTAATCAAAGAGCTAAGCTGCCACCATCCTGGCCCTTGTGTAACAAATTAGAATGACATTCAATGTGGAAAACTTTCTTACGTGTTTACAACCCGTTGGCATGAAACTTCTCGATCAAAGCGTACTACggaatcttttttatttatttattatttttattttctttccaggGCGTACAAAATGATGCAGCTAACCCCATCCATGCATCTTCTTTATAAGATGCCTTTTGGCCTAATGTTTCTAATATAATGCCCTCGTCGATCGATCTCTCATTGTCTGACAGCCCGACTTTCTGTACGACCGACCGATGATGATCTGTTCCACAACACTTTCACTTTAATTAGTTGCTCTAAGAGGAGTGTTCTTCAATCTGTACATCTGAATTGACAGGCATGGGGCCCAAAATTACGGTTTGTAAATACTGTACTAACCAGATGATCTCTATCTCTTAATTAGTAcccattttataattaatccAGGATCATCTTTTGTGTCACAACTTTATTTGATCATTTGATTAATCATTTGCTTTTCAGATctatataagttatttttcgcttttaattacttttgttttCGACATATATAATAGGATTTATTTAGAGTTTCAAACACTTTTAACAAGTTACTACTACAAAAATGGTGATGAAGGTTGACCTGCAGTATCACTACCATCGTTGCTACAAGTAGGTGAAGAGAGTTTTGTCTAGATATCCTCGTGAGTCTCTTCTCTTTGTCATGATCTCTTTAATTGTAATCAGTATttcctataaaagaaaaagactcGAGCTGTTCTTCGTGATGTGTttgaattttgtgaacaagAGAAATACAAGACCAGATCATATACGAACCaacttattcatatataaaacttCATCACAAAGTAATTAACAGCATAAAGTTTCAATGTTACTCAATGCATTAGAAACCACCAAGAACCAACTTAAATCACTTCATGACAAATTAATTAGGTCCATCCATCTAACACCTAGCAGAAACCTAAATGCACCACCCATGCCCGAACCAACATGTATAAGTAATACTTGACAAAACTTCGCTTAAAAGCAACACTACACCACCCATTTTcaaagattttggaaaatattttgaatttttttttctttgaccgaaagaaaaggaaacagacaaaataatttttgaaactatggaaagttttttcttttttcttttttaattctatagttattataaaaaaattatttatttatgataaattatttaagaaaataaattgataatgaTTATctacgataaaaataaatttattatatatcttaaaataataataatattaaaaaaatattctaataatatattatttaatttttaattcaatcCATTTCACCTAAATTCATGGTTCAAATAATACtttaaaaagactttaaaaGTGAAGTCCGTGCCTAAGAAAAAGACTTTAAGTACCGACATATGCTGTTGCCAACTTACCATGTACGAGGGAATGCGTGGATGTCCCTGACAATAGtgaaaaggaaattaagttgtcggaaaaaaaaatagtgtaaaGAAATTATACTATTCCTAATTCGATAACTTAAACGATAAGattcaatttataagttttaaattaaattatactaaataaataatatataatataaaggtctatattatgaaaatagtcTGGCAACTTTAATAATGATTAAGGATGGTTTTATGGAAATCGAGACATCTACCGATAGAACCTACCGATTAGTGCATTGTTTTTTTATccttaatttttatgaaaaaaaataatcaattcaattcattttttaggtctcatttatttatatatataagatatgatcaaaaattaaaaattaaataaaatattattaaaatataatttttttaaattttaaaaaaattaaacttttttaatatttgatataaaaatataaaaaattataattattaaataagataagaaaaaataaattgaaatgatttatagTTCGGTCTACCTGTGTATTTAATGTAtattatgaaattataattatgcatatctgagataaaataataataaaatcttattattttttagtaaaattaatttttttatatatattttacaattagcatccactacatacatttgatattaataatacaaatgtaatagtaaaaaaaataattttttttatatattatattaaaaatataattaaataaaaaatatatataatatattataataataaaataaatgtgcaagtgaaggtttgttgtattgttgaaaGAATGAGAAACTGAAAAGATTGTGAGAAAGAgggatgagagaaaaataatgattaaaatatattttatagagtgaataataattatttaaatttaaataaata from Juglans regia cultivar Chandler chromosome 4, Walnut 2.0, whole genome shotgun sequence encodes:
- the LOC109018729 gene encoding uncharacterized protein LOC109018729 — its product is MSSSVDLLCSFNEMPSCQFSSIHPVSSIPPSLKATAPPSLPNQKRLDSPRPGASPLSRTVATVTSIPWIHDCNLTIEPQSLHLKALNPKTSAASPPLDSTKLEANPLTTEPTVAAGCYHGVDLHLRRGLDSLTEKSSTYSELQAARGADQLPLVDNFFSLQDDLGHTQPIIELYANNNLLRAKDSNPKGPGSIRECLKLTLDRKKNATTWIRAALVFNLTLFSANGIPKTTTNVEKKKKA